A window from Gossypium raimondii isolate GPD5lz chromosome 7, ASM2569854v1, whole genome shotgun sequence encodes these proteins:
- the LOC105762666 gene encoding uncharacterized protein LOC105762666 produces the protein MGEYEGWAAQQPPIGLLPNGLLPNEAASVIRVLDSERWMKAEERTADLIACIQPDSPSESRRNAVADYVQRLIARCFPCQVFTFGSVPLKTYLPDGDIDLTAFSKNQILKDTWAHQVRDMLENEEKNENAEFRVKEVQYIQAEVKIIKCLVENIVVDISFNQLGGLCTLCFLEEVDLLINQNHLFKRSIILIKAWCYYESRILGAHHGLISTYALETLVLYIFHVYNKSFSGPLEVLYRFLEFFSKFDWENFCVSLWGPVPIRSLPDISAEPPRKDGGELLLSKYFLDTCSSRYAVCQENQGQPFTSKHFNVIDPLRLNNNLGRSVSKGNFFRIRSAFAFGAKKLARLLDCPKEDLYYEVNQFFMNTWERHGSGQRPDAPRNDLRCLRLSNLKHTHGSKNIRNNSSSKGNDMSSQHETQAERVQGSFGVSSQHVNYPLESTSKISDVSAVSRTQSQRSHGSKSNSKTSDQVRWDSNSNQNVHNGADQRISKAENLVIDVQGRYLFARTCSSPQLTETYGEVISNQRQNRMPESGKTQIASMRSNNDGGKNMESGLAERHNIKSSSDDPSSIRQASSHQSIDAAADPNSLPNSFQDDFGLGTMSQEFSLVPGVQGMHQEEQDLLNMMAFSTAHGFNGQVPVPLNLATGHLPFPFQSLPMGYNQRNLGGILPSNIQMFPQGLVSSPLAHYFSSIGLTSNTEDPIEASSENFGSPEMNSGEVEHDSWQEQDRGSSGGFVDLDNGSIEMLQSDDKQLSTSAGYNFVQSSRVSSSSSSKTQQKFAKETRGSSREGHLDDNRGNDVFFDERTTSSRSMTASHTSSLRSKTSSESSWEGSSAKVCKPAWEKRGRKLSSSAVPSATCGKGKSISDYSSQAEDNSRDWNPPSIVSSDMAERTIEPQPVCSLPVPRHQISGFETALTSGSDPLIPITPFLLGPGSGQRTMDNSGVPPLAFTITGPPVPFVLCPVYNIPAETGAPDASTSHFGWDEGLDNNDSCQNFESSEGLDQSEVLSTSSSMRNASSLEPVERKSDILNGDIASHWQNLQYGRFCQNSQYPPPLIYPSPVVVPPVYLQGHFPWDGPGRPPPSNVNLFSQLMNYGPRIISAPHQSVSNRPASVYQQHADEMPRYCSGTGTYMPNPKVSIRERHSANTRRGKYNYDRNDHHGDRDGNWIANSKSQAAGYSHSCNQNEKSRFTCDQLGAVADDSRAERPWGSHRHDSFSSYQSHNGPVCANSSQGSSASMQYDMYPLPAMKTSGASSNGPTIPSVVMLYPYDHNSGYGSSDEQLEFGSLGPVDFSGMNEEASQASDGSNPGGVYDKQRFHGTSAQQSSPDQPSSPHLQRGL, from the exons ATGGGAGAGTATGAAGGGTGGGCGGCACAGCAGCCACCCATCGGGTTATTACCGAACGGTTTGTTACCGAATGAAGCCGCCTCGGTGATTCGGGTACTTGACTCGGAGCGATGGATGAAGGCCGAGGAAAGAACCGCTGATCTCATTGCCTGCATTCAGCCCGATTCACCCTCGGAAAGTCGCCGTAATGCGGTCGCGGATTATGTACAACGCCTAATCGCTAGATGCTTCCCTTGTCAG GTGTTTACTTTTGGGTCTGTGCCCCTCAAGACGTATTTGCCTGATGGGGATATTGACTTAACAGCCTTCAGTAAGAATCAAATTTTGAAGGATACATGGGCTCATCAGGTTCGTGATATGctggaaaatgaagaaaaaaatgaaaatgctgAATTCCGAGTGAAAGAAGTTCAGTACATTCAGGCCGAG GTGAAGATAATCAAGTGTCTAGTAGAAAATATTGTGGTAGACATTTCATTTAATCAGCTCGGTGGATTATGTACCCTTTGTTTTCTTGAAGAG GTTGATCTTTTGATAAATCAGAACCATTTGTTCAAGCGTAGCATCATATTGATAAAAGCATGGTGTTATTATGAGAGCCGTATATTGGGTGCTCATCATGGACTTATCTCAACTTATGCCTTGGAAACCTTGGTTCTTTACATATTCCATGTTTACAATAAGTCCTTTTCTGGACCACTTGAG GTCCTGTATCGTTTTCTTGAGTTCTTTAGCAAGTTTGATTGGGAAAATTTTTGTGTTAGCCTATGGGGGCCTGTTCCAATTCGTTCGCTTCCAGACATATCCG CGGAACCTCCTCGAAAAGATGGTGGAGAGTTATTACTTAGCAAATATTTTCTTGATACTTGCAGTTCAAGATATGCTGTTTGCCAAGAAAATCAGGGCCAGCCCTTCACTTCTAAACATTTCAATGTGATCGATCCTTTGCGTCTAAATAACAATCTTGGACGTAGTGTTAGTAAAG GCAATTTCTTTAGGATACGCAGTGCATTTGCATTTGGTGCTAAAAAATTGGCAAGATTGCTTGATTGTCCCAAAGAGGACCTGTATTATGAAGTAAATCAATTCTTTATGAATACATGGGAAAGGCATGGCAGTGGCCAACGGCCTGATGCGCCAAGGAATGATCTGCGGTGCTTGAGATTGTCAAATTTGAAACACACGCATGGATCTAAGAATATCAGAAACAATTCAAGCAGCAAAGGAAATGACATGTCCTCACAGCATGAAACTCAAGCTGAAAGAGTTCAAGGATCATTTGGTGTTTCATCACAGCATGTTAATTATCCTTTGGAAAGCACAAGTAAGATTAGTGATGTTTCTGCTGTTTCTCGTACTCAAAGTCAAAGGAGTCATGGTAGCAAGAGCAACTCAAAAACCTCTGATCAAGTTAGATGGGATTCTAATTCCAATCAGAATGTTCATAACGGTGCTGATCAGAGAATTTCTAAAGCAGAGAATTTGGTGATTGATGTTCAAGGAAGATATCTTTTTGCAAGGACGTGTTCTAGTCCTCAGCTTACTGAAACATATGGAGAAGTTATCTCTAATCAAAGGCAGAACAGAATGCCGGAGAGTGGGAAAACCCAGATTGCTTCTATGAGGTCAAATAATGACGGGGGGAAGAATATGGAATCTGGTTTGGCAGAAAGGCATAACATTAAATCTTCATCTGATGATCCTTCATCTATTAGGCAAGCATCAAGCCATCAAAGCATTGATGCTGCTGCTGATCCAAACAGTCTTCCAAATAGTTTCCAAGATGATTTTGGCTTGGGAACCATGAGTCAGGAATTTTCTTTGGTTCCAGGTGTACAAGGAATGCATCAAGAAGAGCAAGATCTACTGAACATGATGGCATTTTCTACGGCTCATGGCTTTAATGGTCAGGTTCCTGTTCCGCTAAATTTAGCTACAGGTCACTTACCTTTTCCTTTCCAATCTCTACCAATGGGATACAATCAGAGAAATTTGGGTGGAATCCTTCCTTCAAATATTCAAATGTTTCCCCAAGGATTGGTCTCTTCTCCTCTGGCCCATTATTTTTCTAGCATTGGATTAACCTCAAATACAGAGGATCCAATTGAGGCCAGTAGTGAAAATTTTGGTTCTCCAGAAATGAACTCAGGGGAAGTGGAACATGATTCATGGCAGGAACAAGACAGGGGCTCTAGTGGTGGTTTTGTTGATCTTGATAACGGGAGTATTGAAATGCTTCAGTCGGATGATAAGCAACTTTCAACCTCAGCTGGCTATAATTTTGTTCAGTCTTCTAGGGTAAGCAGCTCTAGTAGTTCTAAAACCCAACAGAAGTTTGCTAAAGAAACTCGAGGTTCAAGTAGGGAAGGTCATCTAGATGATAACCGAGGTAATGATGTTTTCTTTGATGAAAGAACTACAAGTTCTAGATCCATGACTGCTTCACATACAAGTTCACTCAGAAGTAAAACCTCATCAGAAAGTTCTTGGGAAGGGTCGTCAGCAAAGGTCTGTAAGCCAGCTTGGGAGAAAAGGGGTAGGAAATTGTCTTCTTCTGCGGTTCCTTCTGCTACATGTGGAAAAGGTAAAAGTATATCTGACTATTCCTCTCAGGCAGAAGACAATAGCAGAGACTGGAACCCACCATCAATAGTGAGCAGTGATATGGCAGAAAGAACTATTGAACCTCAACCAGTTTGTTCTTTGCCTGTTCCAAGGCATCAAATATCTGGATTTGAGACAGCCTTGACAAGTGGTTCAGATCCATTGATACCCATTACTCCATTCCTCTTAGGTCCAGGTTCAGGTCAAAGAACTATGGATAATTCTGGAGTTCCTCCCTTGGCCTTCACCATAACAGGGCCGCCAGTACCATTTGTATTGTGCCCTGTGTACAACATTCCAGCAGAAACAGGAGCTCCAGATGCATCAACAAGCCATTTTGGTTGGGATGAGGGTTTGGATAACAATGATTCTTGTCAGAATTTTGAATCATCTGAGGGACTTGATCAATCTGAGGTGTTAAGTACTTCTAGTTCTATGAGAAATGCTTCATCTCTCGAGCCAGTAGAGCGTAAGTCTGACATTCTTAATGGTGACATTGCTAGCCATTGGCAAAACTTGCAGTATGGACGGTTTTGCCAAAATTCACAATATCCTCCACCTCTGATTTATCCTTCTCCTGTTGTGGTGCCACCTGTATATTTACAAGGTCATTTTCCATGGGATGGTCCTGGGAGACCTCCTCCATCAAATGTGAACCTCTTTTCTCAACTTATGAATTATGGGCCTCGTATTATTTCTGCTCCCCATCAATCTGTTTCAAATAGACCTGCCAGCGTATACCAACAGCATGCTGATGAAATGCCAAGATATTGCAGTGGTACTGGGACCTACATGCCTAATCCT AAAGTTTCAATCAGAGAACGGCATTCTGCAAATACAAGGAGgggaaaatataattatgatagAAATGACCACCATGGTGATAGAGATGGGAACTGGATTGCCAATTCAAAGTCACAAGCTGCTGGGTACAGCCATAGTTgcaatcaaaatgaaaaatcaaggTTCACATGTGACCAATTGGGTGCTGTTGCTGATGACAGCAGAGCTGAGAGGCCTTGGGGCTCACATAGGCatgattcattttcttcatacCAGTCTCATAATGGACCGGTCTGTGCAAACTCTTCTCAAGGTAGCTCTGCCAGCATGCAATATGACATGTATCCACTGCCAGCCATGAAAACCAGTGGGGCGTCGTCAAATGGACCTACCATTCCTTCTGTTGTCATGCTGTATCCCTATGATCATAATTCTGGTTATGGTTCCTCTGATGAACAACTTGAATTTGGTTCTCTTGGACCAGTGGATTTCTCAGGCATGAATGAAGAAGCATCACAGGCAAGTGATGGAAGCAACCCAGGTGGGGTATATGACAAGCAAAGGTTTCATGGTACCTCTGCTCAACAGTCTTCTCCAGATCAGCCTTCTTCACCCCACCTCCAAAG AGGACTTTGA